The following are encoded together in the Campylobacter devanensis genome:
- a CDS encoding mechanosensitive ion channel family protein, protein MKKFTLKFLLIFNLFCNILLSNELISVSDKIISLNSQLTIIKEQNASINDEISILQKEKDSLIKSLPALITSSSDFNQTQINSYIKVLNKELAKYKPSSNHYIKTQINLASINLDKIYYLTLSQISIAFKDYDQTPDEALIDAITQIQISNYQEIKALSQDQTQIYKDDIDALELKRQTYSEILNYLKDNSELFDSNFVLTSLNLQSVIDKINSSLNLNSNSINIGKIAIIILVCIFFILIPRLTSLLLYRIFITILSRYQNTQNQFKEQFVAAIRLPVFTFFIIYALNLSLIIAYYPSTINIEMKNYFDIAYSVVIAWFVIGALDGYGIMLLSKIAQKSGRKEVINLIIKVLYFIVILITILVILSKIGFDISTIIASLGIGGLAVALATKDIIANFFASILLLFDSSFSQGDWIVCAGIEGTVVEVGLRKTTIRTFDNALVFVPNSKIMSESIKNWNRRKVGRQIKMQVGLSYTTSKESIQNCINDIKQMLLNHPGIAKSGIDSALNSNDARIKYRQSMVSVDDLDGYKSNLFVVLDEFGDNSINILIYCFSKSVIWGEYLATKEDVMLKIMEIVERYDDASFAFPSRSLYIESIPKIQIYKGEKSV, encoded by the coding sequence ATGAAGAAATTTACTCTCAAATTTTTACTGATTTTTAATCTATTTTGTAATATCTTATTATCAAATGAGCTAATTAGCGTAAGTGATAAAATCATATCGCTAAATTCTCAATTAACCATAATAAAAGAGCAAAATGCTAGCATTAATGATGAGATATCCATTCTACAAAAAGAAAAAGATAGCCTTATCAAGAGCCTACCAGCACTCATAACTAGCAGTAGTGACTTCAATCAAACACAGATAAACTCATACATAAAAGTACTAAATAAAGAGCTTGCAAAATATAAGCCTAGCTCTAATCACTATATCAAAACTCAAATAAATTTAGCATCTATAAATTTAGACAAAATTTACTACCTAACTCTGTCTCAAATTTCAATAGCCTTCAAAGACTACGACCAAACTCCAGATGAAGCCTTGATAGATGCTATAACTCAAATTCAAATCTCAAACTACCAAGAGATAAAAGCCCTAAGCCAAGACCAAACTCAAATTTATAAAGATGATATAGACGCCTTAGAGCTAAAAAGGCAAACTTATAGCGAAATTCTCAACTATTTAAAGGATAATTCTGAACTATTTGATAGCAATTTTGTACTAACTAGCCTAAATTTACAAAGCGTAATTGACAAGATAAACTCATCTCTAAACCTCAACTCAAATTCTATAAATATCGGCAAAATAGCGATTATAATCTTAGTTTGTATATTTTTTATCTTAATACCAAGACTAACTTCACTTTTGCTTTATAGGATATTTATCACCATCTTATCACGTTATCAAAACACGCAAAATCAATTTAAAGAGCAGTTTGTAGCTGCTATAAGGCTACCGGTATTTACATTTTTTATTATTTATGCTTTGAATTTGTCTTTGATAATTGCCTATTATCCCTCCACCATAAATATAGAGATGAAAAACTACTTCGATATCGCTTATAGCGTGGTTATAGCGTGGTTTGTGATAGGTGCCCTTGATGGATATGGCATAATGCTATTATCTAAAATCGCTCAAAAATCAGGCCGAAAAGAGGTGATAAATCTCATAATCAAAGTGCTATATTTCATCGTTATTCTCATTACAATTTTGGTAATTTTAAGCAAAATTGGCTTTGATATCAGCACCATTATCGCCTCCCTTGGTATTGGTGGATTAGCCGTAGCATTAGCAACAAAGGATATTATAGCCAACTTTTTTGCCTCGATTTTACTGCTTTTTGATAGCTCATTTAGTCAAGGGGATTGGATAGTTTGTGCTGGGATAGAAGGCACCGTAGTAGAAGTCGGACTTAGAAAAACCACTATTAGGACTTTTGATAATGCCTTGGTATTTGTACCAAATTCAAAAATTATGAGCGAAAGTATCAAAAACTGGAATCGCCGCAAAGTCGGTCGTCAAATCAAAATGCAAGTCGGCCTAAGCTACACTACAAGCAAAGAGAGTATCCAAAACTGCATAAATGATATAAAACAGATGCTTTTAAATCACCCCGGCATCGCTAAAAGCGGTATAGATAGTGCTCTAAATAGCAATGACGCACGGATAAAATATCGCCAAAGTATGGTTTCAGTCGATGACCTAGATGGATATAAGAGCAATCTTTTTGTAGTACTTGATGAGTTTGGCGATAACTCTATAAATATTTTGATATATTGCTTTAGCAAAAGCGTGATTTGGGGCGAGTATCTAGCTACCAAAGAGGATGTAATGCTAAAAATAATGGAGATAGTAGAGCGATATGATGATGCGAGTTTTGCTTTCCCTAGCAGAAGTCTATATATAGAATCCATCCCAAAAATTCAAATTTATAAAGGAGAAAAAAGTGTCTAA
- a CDS encoding carbonic anhydrase produces MEENFIEHKELFEHLSKKQAPHTLFIGCSDSRVVPNLITNTLPGELFVVRNIANIVPHYRLVDEFLATTAAIEYAIHTLGIKNIIVCGHSNCGGCEALYQSDDKLANTPIVKKWLMIIEDIKTEVLKDKNITPAKRAWVTERLNIINSLQNIMTFPGVIDKLKAKELRLYGWHYIIETGELYNYDDTTKSFKLLEKSINYEEIYSQIFTDF; encoded by the coding sequence ACTTCATAGAGCACAAAGAGCTATTTGAACATCTAAGCAAAAAACAAGCGCCACACACGCTATTTATCGGTTGTTCTGATTCTAGAGTTGTCCCAAATTTGATTACCAATACCCTGCCAGGTGAGCTATTTGTCGTGCGAAATATCGCAAATATAGTCCCGCATTATAGATTAGTAGATGAATTTCTAGCTACAACGGCTGCTATTGAGTATGCGATACATACTCTAGGGATTAAAAATATCATAGTTTGCGGACATAGCAACTGCGGTGGCTGCGAAGCGCTATATCAAAGCGATGATAAGCTAGCTAATACACCAATTGTCAAAAAGTGGCTTATGATAATTGAAGATATCAAAACTGAAGTTTTAAAAGACAAGAATATAACACCAGCCAAAAGAGCTTGGGTAACTGAAAGGCTAAATATCATTAACTCACTTCAAAATATCATGACCTTCCCAGGCGTGATAGACAAGCTCAAAGCCAAAGAGCTAAGACTATATGGTTGGCACTACATTATAGAAACAGGAGAATTATACAACTATGATGACACTACAAAAAGCTTTAAATTATTAGAAAAGAGCATCAACTATGAAGAAATTTACTCTCAAATTTTTACTGATTTTTAA